A part of Aegilops tauschii subsp. strangulata cultivar AL8/78 chromosome 2, Aet v6.0, whole genome shotgun sequence genomic DNA contains:
- the LOC109752579 gene encoding protein STRICTOSIDINE SYNTHASE-LIKE 10-like encodes MGRRGSASGRLVLLLALLAVSLVPSCAAAEVKTSPTEWSLHLPLPNGVTGAESLAFDARGQGPYTGVSDGRVLKWGGSAVGWTTFAFHANYRKFPMCTVPVAPSEETESLCGRPLGLAFHRKSGDLYIADAYKGLMRVGPDGGEAEVLATGAGGVPFNFVNGIDIDQATGDVYFTDSSVTYPRRFNTEIMMNADATGRLLKYDALKQQVTVLKDGLPYPNGVAVSHDRTYVVVAHTVPCQAHRYYLQGPKAGNYELLADLPGYPDNVRRDGKGGYWVALNQEKGRPGATTAPVKHLVGVRLDGGGVEVEELTAAKGVTLSEVTERKGQLWLGSVELDYIGLVA; translated from the exons ATGGGGCGCCGCGGATCCGCAAGCGGGAGGCTCGTTCTCCTGCTCGCTCTTCTCGCCGTCTCTCTGGTCCCGTCGTGTGCGGCCGCTGAGGTAAAGACCAGCCCGACGGAGTGGAGCCTCCACCTCCCCCTGCCCAACGGCGTCACCGGCGCCGAGAGCCTGGCCTTCGACGCGCGCGGCCAGGGCCCCTACACCGGCGTCTCCGACGGCCGTGTCCTCAAGTGGGGCGGCAGCGCCGTCGGCTGGACGACCTTCGCCTTCCACGCGAACTACAGGAAGTTCCCCATGTGCACCGTGCCCGTGGCGCCGTCCGAGGAGACGGAGAGCCTGTGCGGGCGGCCGCTGGGGCTCGCGTTCCACCGCAAGTCCGGCGACCTCTACATCGCCGACGCGTACAAGGGGCTCATGAGGGTCGGCCCCGACGGCGGCGAGGCTGAGGTGCTGGCCACCGGTGCCGGTGGCGTCCCGTTCAACTTCGTCAACGGCATCGACATCGACCAGGCCACCGGCGATGTTTACTTCACCGACAGCAGCGTGACATATCCACGAAG GTTTAATACGGAAATCATGATGAACGCGGACGCGACGGGGAGGCTGCTCAAGTACGACGCGCTGAAGCAGCAGGTCACCGTGCTCAAGGACGGCTTGCCGTACCCCAACGGCGTCGCGGTGAGCCACGACAGGACGTACGTCGTCGTCGCGCACACGGTGCCGTGCCAGGCACACAGGTACTATCTCCAGGGACCAAAGGCTGGCAACTACGAGCTGCTCGCCGACCTGCCGGGCTACCCAGACAACGTGCGGCGGGACGGGAAGGGCGGCTACTGGGTGGCGCTGAACCAGGAGAAGGGGCGCCCTGGCGCGACCACAGCCCCAGTGAAGCACTTGGTCGGTGTCCGGCTCGACGGCGGTGGCGTTGAGGTCGAGGAGCTGACGGCGGCCAAGGGCGTGACGCTCAGCGAGGTGACCGAGAGGAAAGGACAGCTGTGGCTCGGCTCCGTCGAGCTCGATTATATCGGCCTTGTTGCCTAG
- the LOC141040697 gene encoding uncharacterized protein, translated as MAFADEYKDVEAHGNTKLHVIHTNDKKQVVITLAQYERHLSLQRHKIVGIDLEYNNEPEATQKPALCQLSIGKKHPVLLFQLSAAERCTVFDNFLADPRLECVNLEVANFVDIQKEWRVPEATKELDSLGDVSGMLIDDYYNNMKKKITDDEHKRWATLPLSLRHIEYAAKDAYAAYEIWNRITLTQDGLRHAKLEKEEPPKKRARSSWGWGDADW; from the exons ATGGCGTTCGCCGACGAGTACAAGGACGTGGAGGCCCACGGCAACACCAAGTTGCACGTCATCCACACCAACGACAAGAAGCAGGTGGTGATCACCCTCGCGCAGTACGAGCGCCACCTCAGCCTCCAGCGCCACAAGATCGTCGGCATTGATCTCGAGTACAACAACGAGCCTGAAGCTACGCAGAAACCCGCCCTCTGCCAACTCTCCATCGGCAAGAAACACCCGGTGCTGCTCTTCCAATTGAGCGCCGCTGAAAGGTGCACCGTCTTCGACAACTTCCTCGCCGACCCCAG GCTAGAGTGCGTCAATCTGGAGGTCGCCAACTTCGTCGACATCCAGAAGGAGTGGAGGGTGCCCGAGGCAACCAAGGAGTTGGACTCCCTTGGAGACGTCTCCGGCATGCTCATCGATGACTACTACaacaacatgaagaagaagatcacCGACGACGAGCACAAGCGCTGGGCCACCCTGCCTCTGTCCTTGAGGCACATCGAGTACGCGGCAAAGGACGCCTACGCAGCGTACGAGATATGGAACCGCATCACCCTCACCCAGGACGGGCTTCGCCATGCAAAGCTGGAGAAGGAGGAGCCCCCCAAGAAGCGCGCCAGGAGCAGCTGGGGATGGGGAGACGCTGACTGGTGA
- the LOC109752588 gene encoding 3'-5' exonuclease-like yields MEDAPFYKQSRKYTRELHDVDLHGNHKLHVVCTSKGEDMDKMLSTLRRKLGGMPVKLVGVDVEYTHYVKPQRAAMLQLCVEKECLVYHISAAKDRPMELDKFLMNGEYTFVGFAIEGDKSKLKLFGLEINSDNYIDIQVEWRDPYNKKKFDSLVDVAGRMIDIHYNDMKKKINRQEDHTLWGFCPLPEKLIKYAAIDAFATYESWRIIYDVIMGLDRAKRDKEAKQKKNKAVIQYGN; encoded by the exons ATGGAGGATGCACCTTTTTACAAGCAGAGCCGCAAGTACACCAGGGAGCTCCACGACGTCGACCTCCACGGCAACCACAAGCTCCACGTCGTTTGCACAAGCAAGGGTGAAGACATGGACAAGATGCTGTCCACGCTCAGGAGGAAGCTCGGCGGAATGCCCGTCAAACTAGTCGGCGTTGATGTCGAGTACACGCACTACGTGAAGCCACAGCGGGCAGCAATGCTCCAGCTATGCGTAGAGAAAGAATGCCTTGTCTACCACATCTCTGCAGCTAAAGACAG GCCAATGgaactagacaaattcctcatgaATGGTGAGTACACCTTCGTCGGATTCGCCATTGAAGGAGACAAAAGCAAACTGAAGCTATTTGGTTTGGAGATCAACTCCGACAACTACATTGATATTCAGGTGGAATGGAGAGACCCATACAATAAAAAGAAGTTTGACTCTTTGGTTGATGTTGCCGGCAGGATGATAGACATTCACTACAATgacatgaagaaaaaaattaacCGCCAGGAGGACCATACTCTGTGGGGATTCTGCCCACTGCCAGAAAAGCTTATCAAGTATGCAGCAATAGATGCATTCGCAACATATGAGTCATGGAGAATCATCTACGATGTCATCATGGGACTGGACAGGGCAAaaagagacaaagaagcaaagcagaagaagaacaaggctgtaATCCAATACGGCAACTAG